A window of the Juglans microcarpa x Juglans regia isolate MS1-56 chromosome 5D, Jm3101_v1.0, whole genome shotgun sequence genome harbors these coding sequences:
- the LOC121264983 gene encoding berberine bridge enzyme-like 18 codes for MKPAISSVLIPFVITLLFSFLWATSAHTHEDFLQCLTLHAGNSTSSISQVIYTPANSSYSSVLEFSIQNLRFSTPATPKPLVIITPLHVSQIQATIKCSQKHGMQIRVRSGGHDFEGLSYVSYVPFVIIDLINLRSINVDVENGTAWVEAGATIGEVYYRIAEKSRNFGFPAGVCPTVGVGGHFSGGGYGTMLRKYGLAADNIVDAQMIDVKGRILDRESMGEDLFWAIRGGGGASFGVIVAWRINLVHVPSTVTVFTVNRNLEQNATKLVHRWQYVADKLDEDLFILVNSSVANSSQEGRRTIQASFMSLYLGGIDNLLSLMQESFPELGLVREDCTEMSWIESILYFARFPSGESLDVLLSRTSVPRPNFFKAKSDYVMEPIPEVGLEGIWERFYEKEAEEAILVMIPYGGRMSEISESALPFPHRVGNIYKILDDVHWEEEGIAASERHISWIRRLYSYMAAYVSKSPRAAYINYRDLDIGTNSKEGNTSYRRASIWGTKYFKSNFNRLVRVKTMVDPTNFFRNEQSIPALSSW; via the coding sequence ATGAAGCCCGCTATCTCTTCAGTGCTTATTCCATTTGTTATTACacttcttttctcatttttatggGCAACTTCGGCTCACACTCATGAAGACTTCCTTCAATGCCTGACCCTTCACGCTGGAAACTCCACCTCCTCAATTTCTCAAGTCATTTACACCCCCGCCAATTCTTCATATTCATCTGTATTAGAATTCTCCATACAAAATCTTAGATTCTCGACACCTGCCACCCCGAAACCTCTAGTCATAATTACGCCATTGCATGTCTCCCAAATTCAAGCAACCATTAAGTGTTCCCAAAAACATGGCATGCAAATAAGAGTTAGAAGCGGTGGTCATGATTTTGAGGGCCTTTCTTATGTTTCTTATGTTCCATTTGTCATTATCGATCTGATAAATCTTCGTTCAATCAATGTTGATGTAGAAAATGGCACTGCATGGGTTGAAGCCGGTGCCACTATCGGTGAAGTATACTATAGGATTGCCGAGAAAAGTAGAAACTTTGGCTTCCCGGCAGGAGTTTGCCCGACTGTGGGTGTTGGTGGACACTTCAGTGGGGGAGGGTACGGCACCATGTTGCGCAAATATGGCCTTGCTGCAGATAATATTGTTGACGCCCAAATGATTGATGTTAAGGGCAGAATCCTTGACAGAGAATCCATGGGAGAAGATCTATTTTGGGCCATTCGAGGAGGTGGAGGGGCCAGCTTTGGAGTCATTGTTGCGTGGAGAATCAATCTGGTTCATGTTCCATCAACTGTGACTGTATTCACAGTTAATAGGAACTTGGAACAAAATGCAACCAAGCTTGTTCATCGGTGGCAATATGTTGCAGACAAGCTTGATGAAGACCTATTCATTCTCGTCAACTCAAGTGTTGCCAATTCTAGCCAAGAAGGGAGGAGAACAATACAAGCTTCATTTATGTCCTTGTATCTCGGAGGGATAGATAATCTCCTTTCGTTGATGCAAGAAAGCTTCCCTGAACTGGGTTTGGTAAGAGAAGATTGCACTGAAATGAGCTGGATTGAATCTATCCTCTACTTCGCCAGGTTTCCAAGTGGGGAATCCTTGGATGTACTGCTAAGCAGGACTTCTGTACCAAGaccaaattttttcaaagcaaaatcTGACTACGTGATGGAACCTATTCCAGAAGTTGGCTTGGAAGGGATTTGGGAGAGATTTTACGAAAAAGAGGCCGAGGAAGCAATTTTGGTGATGATTCCGTATGGGGGAAGAATGAGTGAAATCTCAGAATCTGCACTTCCTTTCCCACATAGAGTTGGTAACATCTACAAAATCCTAGACGACGTGCattgggaagaagaaggaattgCGGCATCCGAGAGGCATATAAGTTGGATCAGGAGGCTTTACAGTTACATGGCTGCCTATGTTTCAAAATCACCAAGAGCTGCATACATCAATTACAGGGACCTTGACATAGGAACAAATAGTAAGGAAGGCAACACAAGCTATAGACGGGCAAGTATATGGGGTActaaatatttcaagagtaactTTAACAGGTTGGTTCGTGTGAAGACCATGGTCGATCCCACTAATTTCTTCAGGAATGAACAAAGCATCCCTGCTCTTTCATCCTGGTGA
- the LOC121264988 gene encoding uncharacterized protein LOC121264988, with amino-acid sequence MPITGRGRGRSCGVSYGWGRSQSNDEVRNKVPIAAMDLRDDSSSSSDDLTDPPNVVPSTEPNDMPAVDSSLSTNPSIPLRQKHGRGAAKSTEFEKVQKYGKIPLRIKDGETAPCCENATLFTTRVTWLVKHHVDLSHASWHDVPANEKEELITRIQANFILDWTKKNHRDTVTKTLRKRFNHIRYDLHRTYKQYESNEEALANVPPLVTPATWVKLCARYSSDDFKWMSERNKSNREKQQNNHTAGRRSFVRLMEMRSGNEENLVDFFKEVRWSKKNDKFVTPMTEEKYNEMAAKMAELEPEKRTKEAATTISKEVLGHRLGYVQGLSEMVIPESSRQSTNARIVELTKRAERSEKKAAHYKALHDDLRVNVMLLMEKQDKYDKFMERYELER; translated from the exons ATGCCGATAACTGGAAGAGGTAGAGGTCGATCATGCGGCGTGAGCTACGGTTGGGGGAGATCTCAGAGCAATGATGAAGTTCGGAATAAAGTACCCATTGCTGCGATGGATCTTAGAGATGACTCATCCTCAAGCTCAGATGACTTAACCGATCCACCTAATGTCGTCCCAAGCACAGAACCGAATGACATGCCAGCAGTTGATTCGTCACTAAGCACAAACCCGTCTA TACCACTTCGCCAGAAGCATGGGCGAGGAGCTGCAAAGAGCACAGAGTTTGAAAAAGTGCAAAAGTATGGAAAGATACCCTTGAGGATAAAGGACGGTGAAACTGCACCTTGTTGTGAAAACGCTACCTTGTTTACTACAAGGGTTACCTGGTTGGTCAAGCACCATGTGGACTTGAGTCATGCTAGCTGGCACGATGTACCAGCTAATGAGAAGGAAGAATTAATTACACGCATTCAG GCTAACTTCATCCTCGACTGGACCAAGAAGAACCATCGTGATACGGTTACGAAGACACTACGCAAGCGGTTTAATCATATTCGCTATGATTTACATAGAACCTACAAGCAATATGAGAGCAATGAAGAAGCACTTGCGAATGTGCCACCGTTGGTGACACCAGCCACTTGGGTAAAGTTATGTGCTCGATATTCAAGCGATGACTTTAAG TGGATGTCTGAACGAAATAAAAGTAATAGGGAGAAGCAACAAAACAATCACACGGCTGGGCGAAGGTCATTTGTGCGGCTAATGGAGATGAGG tctGGGAACGAGGAGAATTTGGTTGATTTCTTTAAAGAAGTCAGGTGGTCAAAGAAGAATGACAAATTTGTGACTCCCATGACGGAAGAGAAATAT AACGAGATGGCAGCAAAGATGGCAGAGCTGGAGCCTGAGAAGCGAACTAAGGAGGCTGCAACAACAATATCTAAGGAAGTTTTGGGCCACAGGCTAGGGTATGTACAGGGTCTCAGCGAGATGGTTATTCCCGAGTCATCTAGACAATCAACTAATGCCCGAATAGTAGAATTAACTAAACGTGCAGAAAGAAGTGAGAAAAAAGCTGCACATTATAAGGCTTTACATGATGACTTACGAGTGAATGTCATGTTATTAATGGAGAAACAAGACAAGTACGACAAGTTTATGGAGAGATATGAGTTAGAGAGGTAG
- the LOC121264987 gene encoding uncharacterized protein LOC121264987: protein MHIEKNICDNILGTLMNISGKTKYHPNARRDLSNLNIRKELHLIQDDTRISMPHACYMLYGAERTSFCNWLRGVKFSDGFTSNIAKCVSVPDCKISGMKSPDCHIFMQRLLPTAISGYLRQDVRLALTELSTFFKELCARTCKFEMVFLPTFFDVMVHLAYHLPRDALLAGPVQYRWMYPFERYLGKFKRYVKNKTCPEGSIAKAYIHVECLNFCSMYLHDVETRFNPLERNVDEGDEGVQEGLCVFSQKVRPMGFASRHRLDDNIFLKARWYLLNICTEIDLYLNVHYMQVSEEYPDDVDSMHAAKFPYWFKSHIQSLLADNPGEVSKDLYALACGPNPWGASYSGCITNGIRFHTKNREEHRHTQNSGVMVISEQPESEKLEFFGRLIDILKIRYMGWRCVCLFKCEWFDISDSKQGIRVEKHFISVNMSRTAYKDNPFVLACQASQAFYLKNRSIRGDWYIVQKVKGPTMTFHENP, encoded by the exons atgcatattgagaagaacATTTGTGACAACATCTTAGGAACTTTGATGAATATCTCTGGAAAAACTAAATATCATCCTAATGCACGTCGTGATCTTTCCAATCTCAATATAAGGAAGGAGTTACACCTTATTCAGGATGATACACGCATTAGTATGCCACATGCATGTTATATGTTGTATGGAGCTGAGCGGACTAGTTTCTGTAATTGGTTGCGAGGTGTGAAATTCTCAGATGGATTCACTTCAAACATTGCCAAATGTGTTAGTGTACCTGATTGTAAAATCTCGGGGATGAAAAGTCCTGATTGCCATATTTTCATGCAAAGGTTACTTCCTACTGCAATTTCTGGATACTTACGCCAAGATGTTCGATTGGCACTAACTGAGTTAagcacttttttcaaagaattgtGTGCTAGAACATGTAAGTTTGAGATGGTTTTTCTGCCTAccttctttgatgtaatggtgcACTTAGCCTACCATTTGCCACGTGATGCTCTGCTTGCAGGGCCAGTtcaatataggtggatgtatCCTTTCGAGAGGTATCTTGGAAAATTCAAGAGATATGTTAAGAATAAGACCTGCCCGGAAGGTTCAATAGCCAAGGCCTATATCCATGTAGAATGCTTGAATTTTTGTTCCATGTACCTCCACGATGTCGAGACTAGATTCAATCCCCTCGAACGTAATGTTGATGAAGGAGATGAGGGTGTACAAGAGGGACTATGTGTTTTTTCACAGAAGGTGCGCCCCATGGGTTTTGCTTCACGTCACCGATTAGACgataacattttcttaaaaGCCAGATGGTATCTTCTTAATATTTGCACAGAGATTGATCTATACCTTAA TGTGCACTACATGCAGGTCAGTGAAGAGTATCCTGATGATGTCGATAGTATGCATGCTGCAAAATTCCCATATTGGTTCAAGTCACAT ATTCAAAGTCTGCTTGCTGATAATCCCGGAGAAGTTTCGAAGGATCTATATGCCCTAGCATGTGGTCCTAACCCTTGGGGTGCATCCTATTCAGGTTGCATAACCAATGGTATAAGATTTCACACAAAAAATCGTGAAGAACATCGTCACACCCAAAACTCAGGTGTCATGGTGATTAGTGAACAACCAGAATCTGAAAAGCTTGAGTTCTTTGGTAGACTAATAGACATTTTGAAAATCCGCTACATGGGTTGGCGTTGTGTTTGCTTATTCAAATGTGAATGGTTCGACATCTCTGATTCCAAACAAGGGATACGTGTGgaaaaacattttattagtGTGAATATGTCTCGGACAGCTTATAAGGACAACCCTTTTGTTTTGGCGTGCCAAGCGTCGCAAGCGTTTTACCTAAAAAATCGCAGCATCCGTGGTGATTGGTATATAGTGCAAAAGGTCAAAGGTCCAACTATGACCTTCCACGAAAACCCCTAA